The genomic DNA GTGCCCGAGCGCCGCCAGCCGCTCCGCCAGCTCGAGGACCCGCGCCCGTACCCGGGGATCGAGCCGGGCGGGCAGCGCCGTGAACGGGGGCTTGAGCGAGAGGGCGATCCGCAGCCGGCCCGGCTCGCGCCCGACGGCCTCCAGGACGCCGGTGGCGGGCGGGCGGTGCAGGTCGCCCGCGTGGTTGCCGCTCGCCGCGTCCAGGAGCAGCGCCGCGTCGGCGACCGTACGGGCGAGCGTTCCGTTGACCGTGATGCCCTGGAAGGACTCGGGGCGCGGCCAGGTGGAGATCCGGCCGCGCTGCGGTTTGATGCCGACCAGATGCGTCCAGGAGGCCGGGATGCGGACGGAACCCGCACCGTCCGAGCCCAGGGCGGCCGGGACCAGGCCCGCGGCGACCGCGGCCGCCGAGCCGCCCGAGGAACCGCCCGGCGTGTGGTCCGGATGCCAGGGATTGCGGGTGGCGCCGAAAGCGGGCCCCTCGGTGAACGGCCACTGGCCCAGCTCGCAGGTGTTGGTCTTGCCGACGATCACCGCCCCGGCCGCCCGCAGCCGCCGTACCGCCTCACTGTCCTCGGCCCGCGGCGGGAACTCGCCCCGACAGCCGAACGCGGTCGGTTCGCCCGCCACGTCCATGTCGTCCTTCACCGCCACCGGCACCCCGAGCAGCGGCCGCCGCGCCCCCGCCGCCAGCTCCCGGTCCGCCGCCTGTGCCTCGGCGAGCGAGGCCTCGGCGCGCACCAGCCGGAACGCGTTCAGCGAGGGCTGCGTCGCCTCGATCCGGGCCAGCGTCCGCTCGACGAGCTCGCGCGAGGTCACCTCGCCGTCGGCCAGGGCCCGGGCGCACCGGGCGAGGCCCTCGGCACGCTCGGGAGGGGTGTCGGCGCGTTCGGCAGCCATGCGGGACACCTCCGGGTGGACGACGTCTACCGAACGGTAACCGCCCGGCGCCCGACGCGGTACGGGATCTCGAACTTCCGCCCCGGAAACGGGTGTTCAGGGGTGCATCTGGCCGATGAATGTCGGGAAAGCGCTTGTTCCGAGCGGAAGTTGCCCCGGTACGGAGCGCCGCCGCCGTCTTCTGCAAAGATGCCGTACGTCATGGTGCACATACCGAACGAGCCCGTCCCTTCGCCGTCCGCACCACGCTCCGTGCCGACGAGCGCCGATGTGGCACGCCTGGCGGGAGTCTCGCGCGCGACCGTCTCGTACGTGCTCAACAACACCAGCGCCGTCCGGATCAGCGAGCCCACGCGCCGCCGCGTCCACGAGGCCGCCAAGGAACTCGGGTACGTCCCGCACGCCGCGGCCCGCAGCCTGCGCGCCGGGCACAGCCGTATGGTCCTGATCCCGACGCCGAACGTGCCGGTCGGACCGCTCTACAACCAGTTCTTCAACGAACTGCAGTGGGCGCTCAGCCGACTTGAGTACACCGTGGTGCAGTACGGCGACCTGTCGCCGCACGGCGACGAGGCGGCCCGCGCCTGGGCCGAGCTGCGGCCGGTCGCCGTCCTCGTGCCCGGCGGCGGGCTCGGGCCCCAGGGCCTGGCCGTGCTCAAGCGCTCCGGCGCCCGCGCCGTCGTCACCCTCGGCGCCGAACGCGTCGAGGGCGCCCACGCGGTGCTGCTGGACCACGAGGGGGTCGGCCACAGCGCCGGCCGGCACCTGCTCGCCCGCGGCCGCCGCGCGGTAGGGGTCGTGGTACCCGAGGAGCCCGGCTTGGAGATGTTCTCCAAGCCCCGGCTCGAAGGCGTCCGGCGGGCCCTCCAGGGCACCGGGGCCACCGTCACCGAACTGCCGCTCGCCTACGAGGAGGAGGCCGCGGCCCGCCTCGCCGCGCGCTGGCGCCCGCTGGGCCTGGACGCCGTCTTCGCGTACAACGACGAGTACGCGATGCTGCTCATGCGCGCCCTCCAGGACGAGGGCATCGCCATTCCGCGGGAGACGGCCGTGATCGGCGCCGACGACCTGATGCTCGGCCGGCTGCTGCGGCCACGCCTGAGCACGGTCCACATCGAGCTGCCGTCGGGGCGCGACCTCGCGGAGCTGGTCGATCGCGCGGTACGCGATCCGGGCGTCGCACCCGAGGTGCACGAGGTGCTCGGCACGAGGGTCGTACAGCGGGAATCCAGCTGAACGTCCGGGCCCGGCTCACGGGTCACGGGTCCCGGGGAACGCCCTCGGGCGATTCGGACCCGACTCCCCGACCGCTCCCCGGAGTTGCGCCTGCCCCGGGCCCGGGGCAGGCGGCCCGTTCCTCATCACGGCATGCCGCGAACGCCGCACGCTCGACCGGGGCGATGCCTGATCCTGAGCGGGTGCTACTCGCCCTGCTGTGCCTGAGCCTGCGCCTGCTGTGCCGCGACCGCCTTGCGGACCTCGTCCATGTCCAGCTTCCGGGCCTGTCCGATCACGTCCTCCAGGGCTGCCTCGGGCAGGGCGCCCGGCTGGGCGAACACGGCGACCTGGTCGCGGACGATCATCAGCGTCGGGATCGACTGGATGTCGAAGGCCGCGGCCAGCTCGGGCTGAGCCTCGGTGTCGACCTTGGCGAACACCAGGTCCGGATTGGCCTCCGCCGCCTTCTCGTAGACCGGGGCGAACTGACGGCACGGCCCGCACCAGGACGCCCAGAAGTCGATCAGGACGAACTCGTTGTCCGTGACCGTCTGGTCGAAGTTCTCCTTGGTGAGCTCCACGGTGCTGCTCATGGCGTGTTTCCCTCTTCCTGGTGTCGGGGGCTCGGGGCAAGCCGCTGTCCACAACGCCACCCTCCGGCGCCGTATTCCGCGCGCGTACCCGTGTGGCCAGCACGCACACCAGCTACCAGACTGACCCCATGACGGAAACGGAATCCATCGCGTACGACGTCGTGGTGCTCGGGGCCGGTCCGGTGGGGGAGAACGTCGCCGACCGCACCCGCGCGGCCGGCCTGTCCACCGCGGTCGTCGAGAGCGAGCTGGTCGGCGGCGAGTGCTCCTACTGGGCCTGCATGCCCAGCAAGGCCCTGCTGCGCCCGGTCATCGCCCGCGCCGACGCCCGCCGCGTGCCCGGCGTGAGCCACCTCGCGCAGGGCCACCTCGACACGGCAGCGGTCCTCGCCCACCGGGACTACGAGGTCTCGCACTGGAAGGACGACGGCCAGGTCGGCTGGCTCGACGGCATCGGGGCCGACCTGTACCGGGGGCACGGGCGCCTGTCCGGACCCCGCGAGGTGACGGTGACGGGCCCCGACGGTGATCGCCGGGTACTGACCGCCCGGCACGCGGTCGCGGTGTGCACCGGCAGCCGCGCCCTGCTGCCCGACCTGCCGGGCCTCGACCAGGTCGAACCGTGGACGAGCCGCGAGGCCACCAGCGCTCAGGCCGCCCCCGGCCGGCTGATCGTGGTCGGCGGCGGTGTGGTCGCCGTCGAGATGGCCACCGCCTGGCGGGCACTCGGCTCCGAGGTCACGGTCCTCGTCCGCGGGAAGGGTCTGTTGCCCCGTATGGAGCCGTTCGCCGGGGAACTGGTGGCGGAGGCGCTCAAGGAGGCGGGCGCCGACGTCCGCACCGGCACATCGGTGTCGGCGGTGACCCGCGAGGGCCCGACCGTGGTGGTGCTGACGGACACGGGCGACCGCATCGAGGCGGACGAGATCCTCTTCGCCACGGGCCGCGCCCCGCGCACCGACGATCTGGGCCTCGACACGGTGGGTCTGGAGCCCGGCTCGTGGCTGTCCGTCGACGACAGCCTCCGGGTGACGGGCAGCGACTGGCTGTACGCGGTCGGCGATGTGAACCACCGGGCGCTCCTCACCCACCAGGGCAAGTACCAGGCCCGGATCGCGGGCGCGGCCATCGCCGCCCGGGCCTCGGGCGTGCCCCTGCTGGAATCGGATCCCTGGGGCGCCCACGCCGCCACCGCCGACCACGCGGCCGTCCCCCAGGTCGTCTTCACCGACCCGGAGGCGGCGGCCGTGGGTCTCTCCCTCGCCGAGGCGGAGCGGGCCGGGCACCACGTCCGCGCCGTCGACGTCGAGTTCTCCTCGGTCGCGGGCGCCGGTCTGTACGCCGACGGCTACCGCGGCCGGGCCCGCATGGTCGTCGACGTCAACCGCGAGACCCTCCTCGGCGTGACCTTCGTCGGCCCTGGCGTGGGCGAACTGATCCACTCGGCGACGATCGCCGTCGCCGGCGAGGTGCCGATCGGCCGGCTGTGGCATGCGGTGCCCTCGTATCCGACGATCAGCGAGGTATGGCTGCGGCTCCTGGAGGCCTACCGGGACGCCTAGGGCCTGTCGTCGGACGCGTCGGTGTCTTGGACCGGCAGGACGCGTCGGTCTGTTGGGCCGGCCCGGTCCGCGACGTCGCGGCGACATCAGCCGCGGCGTCCGGGGCGGCCCCTCGCCGCGTTGGCGCACGACCGGAGTACGGCCCGGTACGCGGGTCGTACTCCGGCTCGCGACGCACCGCCCCGGAGACCGCGGCCTGACCCTGCCCGAGCCGGAACTCACCATGGGGCAGGCCCTTTGGACACGGCAGCGCGGGCACCGCGTCGGGCGCCCGCGATTCTGAGCCGACCGGCGTTCTCGGTCGGGCGGCGCGCACTCAGTCGGGCAGCGCGAACCCCAGTGCCGCCGCCGCCCGTTCCGGCGTCGGCTGGCTCCACCGCAGTGCCATCGCCTCGTTCGACGACAGCGACCGCAGCTCCGCCCGGTCGAGATAGAGCATGCCGTCGAGGTGGTCCGTCTCGTGCTGGACGATGCGGGCGGGCCAGCCGGTGAACTCCTCGTCCACGGCGCGACCGTGCTCGTCCAGCGCGGTCAGCCGCACCCGGGCGGGCCGGGCCACCACAGCCTGCCAGCCCGGCACGCTGAGGCAGCCCTCGAAGAACGCGGCCCGGTCGCTGCCGACGGCCTCGTACGACGGGTTGACCAGCACCCGGAAGGGCTGCGGCACCCGCCCCCGCACCGCCCCCACCTCCTCCGGCACCGGCGCCGGGTCCTCGATGACCGCGATCCGCAGCCCCACCCCCACCTGGGGCGCCGCGAGGCCGACGCCCGGCGCCGCGTGCATGGTCAGGCGCAGGGCCTCGACGAAGCGGGCGAGGAGCCCGGGTCCGAGCTGCCCGTCGTAGGGCTCGGCGCCGCGGCGCAGCACCGGGTCGCCGGCCGCGACGATCGGCAACGGGCCGCCGGTGGCGAGGAGTTCCTCGACACGGTCGGCGAGCGGGCGGGAGGCGGAGCGGGTGTCGGGGACCGTGCGGTCACTTTCGGATGCCATCGCGTCAGCATGCCAGGCAGATCGAGCGGCACGAGGCCCGTCCCCGCGGCCATGTGGCCCAGGTCACGTACATCCGCGGGAACTCACCCGCACTCCGCCCCGACTACTGAAGCGCCACGGCCCTCCCGGGTCCCGTGCCCCGAGGTTGTCCCACGTCCCCATTCCCCATTCCCCGTCCCCCGGAGAAGCCCGCCGATGACCACCGCTCCCTCCGCCCCAGACGCTCCCTCGACCACGACGGACGAGCCCCCGCAGTCCGGTACGCCCGGGCCCGCCAGATGGGCCCCGCTGCGCCCCCTGGTCCTGCGCCTGCACTTCTACGCCGGCCTGCTCGTGGCCCCGTTCCTGCTGGTCGCCGCGCTGACCGGATTCCTCTACGCGGCTTCCTACCAGGCCGAGAAGATCGTGTACGCGCATGAGCTGACCGTCCCCGTCGGCGACACCGAGCTGCCGATCTCCCAGCAGGTCGCCGCCGCCCGCAAGGCCCACCCCGAGGGCACACTCACGGCCGTGCGCCCCTCCCCGGAGGCGGACGCGACGACCAGGGTGCTGCTGTCCGGCGTCAAGGGCGTCGACGAGGGCCACACCCTCGCCGTCTTCGTCGACCCGTACACCGGCAAGGTGCGGGGCTCGCTGGAACAGTACGGATCGACCGGCGCGCTGCCCCTGCGCACCTGGATCGACGAGTTCCACCGCGATCTCCAGCTGGGTGAGAACGGGCGCCTGTACAGCGAACTCGCCGCGAGCTGGCTGTGGGTGATCGCGGGCGGCGGCCTCGTGCTGTGGTTCGGGCGTCGGCGCGCGCAGCGCAAGGTGCGCGGGACGAGCGGGCGCCGCCGCACCCTGGGCCTGCACGGCACGGTCGGCGTCTGGGCCGCGGCCGGCTTCTTCTTCCTCTCGGCCACCGGCCTGACCTGGTCCACCTACGCCGGCGCCAACATCGACGAACTGCGCACCTCGCTCGGCCAGGCCACCCCGTCGGTGTCGGCGGCGGCGGCCGGCGAGCACGCGGGCCACGACGCCGCGGCGGGAACCGGCGGTACCGAGCACGGCGTGGGCCTCGACAAGATCCTCGCCGCCGCCCGTGCCAAGGGGCTCGGCGATCCCGTCGAGATCGTCCCGCCCGCCGACGCGTCGTCCACGTACGTGGTGAAGCAGGTCCAGCGCAGCTGGCCCGAGAAGCAGGACTCGGTGGCCGTGGACCCGGCGACCGGCGAGGTCACCGACACGCTCCGGTTCGCCGACTATCCGCTGCTCGCCAAGCTGACCCGCTGGGGCATCGACGCCCACACCGGCGTCCTGTTCGGGCTCGTCAACCAGATCGCGTTGATGGCCCTCGCCCTGTCCCTGGTCCTGCTGATCGTCTGGGGCTACCGCATGTGGTGGCAGCGCGGCCGGGCCTCCGCCTTCGGCCGGCCGATCCCGCGCGGCGCCTGGCAGCAGGTCCCTCCGCAGATCCTCGTACCGTGCATGGCGGTGATAGCCGTCCTCGGCTACTTCGTGCCGCTGCTCGGCATCCCGCTGGCGGTGTTCATCGCCGTGGACGTCGTCCTCGGCGAGATCGCCCACCGGCGTGGGCAGCGCACTTACGGAAGGCAGGTAGCGTAGCCGGACACGCGGATGCCGGAGGGAGTCGGACATGGCACAGCGCGAGGCCAACAGCCCGCACCGCGGTTCCCGGCGCCGCGGGCAGGGCGAGCTGGAGGTCCAGGTGCTCGGCGCGCTGCGCGAGGCGGACGGCCCGGTGACCGCGTCCTGGGTGCAGGAGCACCTCGGCGGCGACCTCGCGTACACCACCGTGGTGACCATCCTGACCCGGCTGCTGGCCAAGGACGTCGTCTCCCGCGAGCGGCAGGGGCGTTCCTTCGCCTGGACGCCGACCGCCGACGTCGCGCGCCTCGCCGCGCTCAAGATGCGCCGCCTCCTCGACGGTGAACGCGACCGCGAAGCCGTCCTGGCCAGCTTTGTCACCGCGCTGCCGCCGGACGACGAACAGGTCCTGCGCACACTCCTGGACGCGGCGGACACGGCGGACGGCGGTACGGAAGGCTGACGCCTCGTGGAGGTTTTGTCTTCCTGCCGCTGGTCTCGCCGCTGGTCCTGCCGCTGAGCGCCTGGCCGGTGGCGCGCCTGGCCGAGTTGCACGCGGCCGCACCCCTCTGAGGCCCGTACACGGAAAGAGGCTGAGCCCCGTTGCCACCGGGGCTCAGCCTCTGCGTCATTGCGCTACGGATACGTCGTAGCGCTACGGATACGTCGTAGCGCGACGGGTACGTCGTTGCGCTGCGGATGCGTACGGCGCTACGGAACGAGTGAACGCTTCTCGTGCGGACGGATCACCGTGCCTCGAAGTCGCCCGCGAGCGCCGAGGCGATCCGCAGCTGCGAGTCCGCCTCGTCGTCCCGCCCCTGGCGCTGGAGCGTGCGGCCCAGCATCAACCGGGCGTAGTGCTCCACGGGGTCGCGCTCGACGAGGATGCGCAGCTCGGCCTCCGCACGGCCCAACTGGGCCGAGTGGTAGTAGGAACGCGCCAGCAGCAGCCGCGGCCCGGTCTGCTCCGGCACCTCGTCGACCAGCCCGTCCAGAATCCGCGCGGCGACGGCGTAGTCCTTGGCGTCGAAGAACATCTGCGCGCGCTCCCAGCGCTCCGCGGCCGTCCCCTGGTCGTAGTACGTCGTTTCCACTGCTGACCTCCTTCGACGCTCACAACGGCCCGGTTTGGTTGAATATTCCACGACTGGGTCGGGGGGCGGTGCCGCCCTTACAGGGCCGCAAGCTCCGCGTTCGCCCGCTCCGTCACCAGCGTCAGCACACGCCCGGCCGTCTCCAGATCCTGGGCCGGGATGCCCGCGTACAGCCGGGTCGCGATCTCCTTGCCGCCGGCCTGGATGCTTTCGAACAGCTCCCGGCCGCTGTCCGTGAGCGACACCTGACCGGGTGCCGGTTCGTCCAGCAGCTTCGCGGCGATCAGCTCGTCGACGGCCTGCCGGGCGGGTGTTTCCCCGGTCTTCAGCGCACCGGTCAGGCGGTCGACGAGCCGGTCGCGCGCGACAGTTCCGCCGGCGGCCGCGGCCGCGTGCAGGGCCACCGACTCCTCGAACGTGGTGCCGGTGCGGGCCAGTACGGTCTCCAGCAGGCCGCGACCGGCGTAGTGGGCAAGGCCTATGACCTGACCGTTGACGGTGGGGTTGGTGGTGAGGTTGGTGGTGGGGTTGGTGGTGGTCACGACTGCTCCTCTGCGGCAGGTGTGCCGAGTTCGGTGGATGTGCCGGGTTCGATCGATGCGTCGAGTGGTGCGTCGAGCAGAGTTCTCAGTTCGTGCGTGAATCGCGTCGTGCGCGGGCTGTCGAGGCCGCCCAAGGGCTGGAGGAGCTGCTCCAGCAGCCGGTGGACCACCTTGATCGCCTGCTGGGCGACCTCGTGTCCCCGCGGGGTGAGCGACAGCTGGATCGCGCGCGGGTCCGCCGGGTCGCGGGTCCGGTCGACGAGGCCGCCGGACTCCAGCGCGCGGGCCAGCTTCGAGACGTAGAGCGCTTCGAGTCCGGTGTGGTCGGCGAGCTGCCGCTGGTTGGGCCTGAGCCCGGTGCGGTGCATGCCGACCAGCGTGGCGACCAGCGAATACTGCGCGTGCGTCAGCCCCAGCGGCGCGACCGCCCGGTCGACCGCGACGCGCCATTTCATCGACAGTCGCCAGACCAGGAAACCGGGGGTCGCGCCCTCGGGGGCCGTGTCGCTCACCGTGTTGCTCATGACGGATACTGTACATAGATACTATAGCCATAGCTACTATTTTCTCGTGGTGCGACGCACCGCATCCCGAAGGGACGGGGCCGATCCGGCCAGGGGAGGGGGGATGGACTGACGGACCGTCCCGGCCGGGGCTAGGTTTGCCACATGAGCAATCTTGATCGCGAGGCAGTGCCCACGCTGTGCGGCGGCCGTGGGTTCGTGGTGGCCGAGCCGGTGCGCGAACTCCTCAGCCCCCGCAAGGTCAAGCTCGGTGAGTCCACCGAAGTCCGCCGTCTGCTGCCCAACCTAGGCCGCCGTATGGTCGGCGCCTGGTGCTTCGTCGATCACTACGGTCCCGATGACATCGCCGACGAGCCAGGCATGCAGGTCCCGCCGCACCCGCACATGGGGCTCCAGACGGTCAGCTGGCTGCACGAGGGCGAGGTCCTCCACCGCGACTCGACGGGCAGCCTCCAGACGATCCGCCCGCGCGAGCTGGGCCTGATGACGTCCGGCCGCGCGATCAGTCACTCCGAGGAAAGCCCCAAGTCGCACGCGCGGTTCCTGCACGGAGCACAGTTGTGGGTGGCCCTGCCGGACAGTCACCGGCACACCGATCCGCGCTTCGAGCACCACGCGGAACTGCCGGTCGTCACGGCGCCGGGGCTCCAGGCCACGCTGATCCTGGGCGAGGTCGACGGCGCGACCTCGCCCGGCACGACGTTCACCCCGATCGTGGGCGCCGACCTGTCCCTCGCGAGCGGCGCCGACGTACGACTGCCACTGGAGCCGGACTTCGAGTACGCCGTCCTGTCCATGTCGGGCGAGGCCCACGTCGACGGCGTACCGGTCCTGCCGGGCTCGATGCTCTACCTCGGCTGCGGCCGCAGCGAACTGCCGCTGCGCGCGGAGTCGGACGCGGGCCTGATGCTCCTGGGCGGCGAGCCGTTCGAGGAGGAGCTGGTGATGTGGTGGAACTTCATCGGGCGGTCCAACGAGGACATCGCACAGGCCCGTTCGGACTGGATGGCAGGCTCCCGATTCGGTGAGGTGGTGGGGTACGACGGCGCTCCACTGCGCGCTCCTGAACTCCCGCCGGTGCCGCTGAAACCGCGCGGAAGGGTGCGCTGACCTGGGGCTCCAGCTCAAGCGCAGGCCCCTCGCGGGACGTGGCTGTTCCCGCTCGACACCCCGTTTTCCCGAGGGGCCGACCGCTCCTGCGAAGTCCATCGACGGACAGTGCTGCGTTCTCGTGTCTGGACATCTGTAGGCGGGTTTGGTCAGCCCAATGCTGGGCTGCCGCTCGCGTGTAGGGCCAGGCCCATGCTGACTTCGGTGACTTGTGCTGGGGCAAGGTGCCCCAAGTGCGTGGGCGACGAAGGGGAGAAGAAGTCCGTGACGAGGGGGCTTTTGTGAGAATCCCCCAATGCCCCGGCGTGCCGCTGCTGCCGTACTCACCCCTTGGGCGGACCGCCATGGGGAGAGTGTGGCTACAGTGACGGCCCTCGGAAGCGGCTTGTCGGCAAGCCGGGCTCTGCTTCAGAACGGGGAACGGCAGTCAGCAGGTTCTCGCCGACCCACCGTCACCGAGTACAGCTCTCACTCAGCCGCCGTAGCCGCGCTGCGCCACAGTGGCCTGCTCCGGCGGGCGCCACTGTCCGGCCCCGCCCGCGCCTTGAAGGGCGCGACGTGCCGCTCCTCAGCCCACGCCACCCACACATTGGTTACACACCGTGACCGTCCAGTAGGATCGATCCACGCGCATGTGACCTCGCTGGTGTGGGGGTGTGCGTGTCGTCCGGACTCGGTTCACGCTTCGTCGTGGTGGGTGAGGTGGCCGTCGGTGAGCCGCCAGTAGTGCTGGTGAGGAGTTAGTTGCCAGGTCTCGTCGGCAGCGATCACCTGCGTGATCCACTCGTGGAGTTGCGGGAGGGCATGCGCTCGTAGAACAGCGCGGGTTGCAGCACGTTCAGTGGCATCGACTGGGTGGACGTCTATGCGGAAGCCAACCATGTCCGGGTGGATGCCGCGGCCGTAGTTGCGGGGGTTCGGAGCGACCCATTCGGCTCCCAGGACGATGGTCCCGCTGTCATGCCCAGTGAGGAACTGCAGGTCCGTGACACGGGTCATGTAAGGGCCAAGACGCTCGTTGATGTCGGTGGTGGTCAGTGGCCAGGCACGGTGCCGGGGCAGTCTTCGATTTCGTGCGGACATGGCAAGCAGAATGGCAGAAGGTCACTGTCGGCCCTCATGGGTGTTCTGTTCGGCGGCGGTTTCCAGAAGCTGGCGAGCGGAGTTCGCGCAGCGGATCGCGGTCTACGAGTGTGCTGTCCGGACGGCAGATGCTCGCGTGGCCGTCGTACTGGACGTAGAACCGTCGTTCCGATACAGCACCAGATTCCCGTCCTTCTGGTACGTGAACGTGTAGGAGCCGTTCTGGGAGACCAGGTACTGGTCGGCCACGAGCATGTCACCGGGCAGCATGCGGTCGCCTTGGGCCGCGGGCCGTTCCGTGTCGTATATGTAGCCGAGGGCCTGGTGGTTGAGTGTGCTGGCGATGGTGGTGTTCCCGAACCAGGGATCCATGGCGTCGGGCTCGTTCTGCCCCTGTGGCGCGCCCCGTGCTGCGGCATGTATGTCAGGTCGGAGTGCTCGTACTGCCATTGGGCCCACAGGCGGTCGATGTTGGCGTGGTGCAGCCAGAACACCGGGTCGTTCGGGGAGCTCAGCGGCCTCATGTGGCCACCGACCCACTCGTGCACCCGGTTGTGGATGTTCGGCCCGATCCAGCCTTCGAGCTGGTTCCGGAAGCTCGGGTTGCTCGTCGTGTCCCAGGGCGCGCTGTCATAGGGCGTGATCTGAAGGCAGTCGGCCACGTCCTGAGCGGTGGGCAGCGAGCCGATGTGCACCCCCAGTTCCCTGGTCAAATAGTTCGCGCCGATGTCGATCTTTAGGCAGACCCATTTGCCGGCATCGAAGGCAAAACTGATGTAACCGTCGTAAATGCCGCGGCGCTTGAGTTCCAGCAGGGCGTCGACGAATGCCGATAGCTCGGCTGTGTTCATCATTGCCTGGTCTCTGCGGACGAGAGCCATCATTGCTTCAAGGGTCAGGTGTTCGCCCCCTACCTTTCAGCGTCTGACCGGATCAGGCATCCGGCAACATATGGACGGAGAAGTTGAAAAGGCTACGGACGGCGCCGACGCCGGGGGACGGACGACATGTCGGTGCCGAGGCCTTGGGGCGCGCAACGAGCCTTGCCGTGCGGTGCACTTGAACACCGGCGACGACGGCACGCCGTTGGTCGCCCACCCCCGAGCGGCCCTGGGATTCCCGCTGTCGGTGCTTGCGGCCCTCGGCGCGGTGGGCGGGGCGTTCGACGTCGGCCTGCCGGTTGACACCGCGCCAGGTCGAGCCGTCACGCCGGGGGCTCGGCCGCCAGGAGCTGGGTCGCGGCCAGTTCGCGGTAGAGGTCGTCGTCGTCGACCAACGAGTGGTGGGTACCGACGGCGCGGACGCCGCCGTGCTCCAGGACCACGATCTGGTCCGCGTCGGTGACCGTGGACAGGCGGTGGGCGATCAAGAGGACCGTGCACCGGCCCGCGGCACGGGCGACGAGTTCGCTCAGGGCCTGTTCGTTGCGGGCGTCGAGCTGGGCCGTCGCCTCGTCGAGGAGGAGCACCTGAGGGCGGCGGAGCAGGGCGCGGGCGATGGCGAGGCGCTGTCGTTCGCCGCCGGACAGGGTCACGCCGCGCGGGCCGACGGGAGTGTCCAGGCCCTGGGGCAGGCGGGCGACGAGCGCGTCGAGGCGCGTGACGGCCAGGGCCTCGGCCAACTCCTCAGGGGTGGCCGAGGGTGCCGCGTACAGCAGGTTCTCGCGGAGGGAGCCGGCCATCACCGGGGAGTCCTGCTCGACGTACGCGATCCGCCGCCGGACCTCGGCACGCGGCAGTGCGGAGATGTCCTGGCCGCCGATCCTGATCGTGCCCGCGGTCGGCTCGTAGAAGCGCTGGAGGAGGGAGAAGAGGGTGGTCTTCCCGGCGCCCGAAAGGCCGACGAGCGCCGTCTGCGTACCGCCGGGGACCGTGAAGCCGACACCTCGCAGGGCGGGGGCGCGGCCCGGGTAGGCGAACTCGACCCCGGTCAGCTCGACGGCGGGCGGCGCGGCGTGGGCGGGGGCGGCGGCGGGCGGTGCGTCGATGTCGTCCTCGACCGGCAGCCCGGCGGCCTCCTGGATCCTGCCCACCGCGCCCAGCCCCTGCTGGAGTTGGGCGGCCCCGCCGACCAGCTGGGAGACCGGACTCGCCAGGAAGAACACGTACAGGAGGAAGGCGATCAGCTCGGAGACCGACATCGTGCGGTTCGCCACGAAGGTGCCGCCCACGCCGAGCACCACCAGGAACGCGGTCTGGATGGCGGCGCCGCCGACCATGGTGACCAGCGCGCTGTATCGGGCGCCGACCAGGCCGGCCGCGTACGCC from Streptomyces avermitilis MA-4680 = NBRC 14893 includes the following:
- a CDS encoding pirin family protein; protein product: MSNLDREAVPTLCGGRGFVVAEPVRELLSPRKVKLGESTEVRRLLPNLGRRMVGAWCFVDHYGPDDIADEPGMQVPPHPHMGLQTVSWLHEGEVLHRDSTGSLQTIRPRELGLMTSGRAISHSEESPKSHARFLHGAQLWVALPDSHRHTDPRFEHHAELPVVTAPGLQATLILGEVDGATSPGTTFTPIVGADLSLASGADVRLPLEPDFEYAVLSMSGEAHVDGVPVLPGSMLYLGCGRSELPLRAESDAGLMLLGGEPFEEELVMWWNFIGRSNEDIAQARSDWMAGSRFGEVVGYDGAPLRAPELPPVPLKPRGRVR
- a CDS encoding MarR family winged helix-turn-helix transcriptional regulator, translated to MSNTVSDTAPEGATPGFLVWRLSMKWRVAVDRAVAPLGLTHAQYSLVATLVGMHRTGLRPNQRQLADHTGLEALYVSKLARALESGGLVDRTRDPADPRAIQLSLTPRGHEVAQQAIKVVHRLLEQLLQPLGGLDSPRTTRFTHELRTLLDAPLDASIEPGTSTELGTPAAEEQS
- a CDS encoding BlaI/MecI/CopY family transcriptional regulator, whose protein sequence is MAQREANSPHRGSRRRGQGELEVQVLGALREADGPVTASWVQEHLGGDLAYTTVVTILTRLLAKDVVSRERQGRSFAWTPTADVARLAALKMRRLLDGERDREAVLASFVTALPPDDEQVLRTLLDAADTADGGTEG
- a CDS encoding tetratricopeptide repeat protein, whose protein sequence is METTYYDQGTAAERWERAQMFFDAKDYAVAARILDGLVDEVPEQTGPRLLLARSYYHSAQLGRAEAELRILVERDPVEHYARLMLGRTLQRQGRDDEADSQLRIASALAGDFEAR
- a CDS encoding winged helix DNA-binding protein: MTTTNPTTNLTTNPTVNGQVIGLAHYAGRGLLETVLARTGTTFEESVALHAAAAAGGTVARDRLVDRLTGALKTGETPARQAVDELIAAKLLDEPAPGQVSLTDSGRELFESIQAGGKEIATRLYAGIPAQDLETAGRVLTLVTERANAELAAL
- a CDS encoding ABC transporter ATP-binding protein, encoding MTDDPTPTTPPGSLSALIGYARPHWRVLLLSLVLTLLASVSGLVQPKFAQAILDRLDDGAGVVAPVALLAVFLVAGALLTGLNAWLQQRTSERVVRQVRRGLVHRLIRLRVAELDRRAPGDLIARVTSDSTLLKSAATEGLIMTVNGVLTFAGALFMMAALDARLLGVTLLVLTLVGVVITVILPRIKAAVARSQSSVGAVGAVLDRTLGAARTVKANGAEGRETLAAEDAVDEAYAAGLVGARYSALVTMVGGAAIQTAFLVVLGVGGTFVANRTMSVSELIAFLLYVFFLASPVSQLVGGAAQLQQGLGAVGRIQEAAGLPVEDDIDAPPAAAPAHAAPPAVELTGVEFAYPGRAPALRGVGFTVPGGTQTALVGLSGAGKTTLFSLLQRFYEPTAGTIRIGGQDISALPRAEVRRRIAYVEQDSPVMAGSLRENLLYAAPSATPEELAEALAVTRLDALVARLPQGLDTPVGPRGVTLSGGERQRLAIARALLRRPQVLLLDEATAQLDARNEQALSELVARAAGRCTVLLIAHRLSTVTDADQIVVLEHGGVRAVGTHHSLVDDDDLYRELAATQLLAAEPPA